One Lycium barbarum isolate Lr01 chromosome 5, ASM1917538v2, whole genome shotgun sequence genomic window carries:
- the LOC132641262 gene encoding U-box domain-containing protein 45 — translation MMENTEIEENLLSIGEPKLHGAMCKSLSAIYARVLGIFPELEAARPRSTSGIQALCALHIALEKTKNVLQHCAECSKLYLAITGDSIILKFERARSALEDSLKRVEDIVPQSIGSQISEVLNELQGIEFSIDPLEKQVGDEIITLLQQGRKFNGNDNNELESFHQAATRLGITSSRAALRERRALKKLVERARAEEDKRKESIVAFLLTLIRKYSKLFRSELSDDNDSQGSTPCSPTVQGSFEYGIGAVSNNIHAFDRQLSKLSSFNFKPNFRRSDQMPVPPEELRCPISLQLMYNPVIIASGQTYERICIEKWFSDGHNSCPKSQQELPHLGLTPNYCVKGLVASWCEQNGVPIPDGPPESLDLNYWRLALSESESANSKSTGSIVSCKFKGVKVVPLEDSGIIEEAEGNEVDECVQEDEELQVNAFDRYEDFLAVLNKGEDFRKKCTVVEQIRHLLKDDEEIRIYMGANGFVEALLGFLECAIQTRNEIAQEIGTMALFNLGVNNNRNKELMLAAGVLPLLERMVATSSAISAATALYLNLSCLEEAKPVIGSGEAIPFLVGVLQRETDAQSKLDALHALFNLSSNPTNTPHLLSAGILDCLKTLMSYTDDHTTEKCIAVLINLSLSKSARDEIMSSPGLISSLATVLDIGEPLEQEQAAACMLILCNGNEKCSQMVLQEGVIPSLVSISVNGTMRGKQKAQKLLMLFREQRQREPSTVQTQTQVEKTETLCMPTEDSKPLCKSTSRKKLGKAWSFLWKNKSFSVYQC, via the exons ATGATGGAGAATACTGAGATTGAGGAAAACTTGTTATCTATTGGTGAGCCTAAG TTACATGGAGCAATGTGCAAGAGTTTATCGGCTATATATGCAAGAGTGCTGGGAATATTTCCTGAATTAGAAGCTGCACGACCAAGAAGCACATCTGGTATTCAAGCATTATGTGCTTTGCACATAGCCCTTGAGAAAACAAAGAATGTTCTTCAGCATTGCGCCGAATGCAGTAAACTTTACCTG GCTATAACAGGGGACTCTATAATTCTGAAGTTTGAGAGAGCAAGATCTGCTCTTGAAGACAGTCTAAAGCGTGTTGAAGATATAGTACCACAAAGTATTGGCTCTCAG atATCTGAAGTTCTAAATGAACTTCAGGGAATTGAGTTCTCGATTGATCCGTTGGAGAAGCAAGTTGGTGATGAGATAATTACATTGCTTCAGCAGGGGAGAAAATTCAATGGCAATGACAACAATGAACTTGAGTCTTTTCACCAAGCTGCTACCAGACTTGGTATAACTTCTTCAAGAGCTGCTCTTAGAGAAAGAAGGGCTCTGAAAAAGCTCGTTGAACGAGCCAGGGCAGAAGAGGATAAAAGGAAAGAGTCAATTGTTGCTTTTCTTTTGACTCTCATTAGAAAATACTCAAAGTTGTTTAGATCTGAATTATCAGACGACAATGATTCACAGGGTTCAACACCTTGTTCACCCACAGTTCAAGGATCCTTCGAGTATGGTATTGGAGCTGtaagcaataatattcatgcttttgACCGGCAACTCTCGAAGCTTAGTTCTTTTAATTTTAAACCTAACTTTAGGAGGTCAGACCAGATGCCTGTTCCTCCTGAAGAGTTAAGGTGTCCAATATCGTTACAGTTAATGTATAACCCTGTGATAATCGCTTCTGGGCAAACATATGAAAGGATTTGCATTGAGAAGTGGTTTAGTGATGGGCATAATTCGTGCCCAAAGAGTCAGCAGGAGCTCCCTCACCTTGGTTTAACTCCTAATTATTGTGTGAAGGGTTTAGTTGCTAGTTGGTGCGAACAAAATGGGGTTCCTATTCCAGATGGCCCACCTGAATCCCTTGATCTCAACTACTGGAGACTGGCTTTATCTGAAAGTGAGTCCGCGAATTCCAAATCTACAGGAAGTATTGTTTCTTGCAAGTTCAAAGGTGTCAAGGTGGTTCCTTTGGAAGATAGTGGTATCATTGAGGAGGCCGAAGGAAATGAAGTAGATGAATGTGTGCAAGAAGATGAGGAGCTTCAAGTCAATGCTTTTGATAGATATGAGGACTTTTTAGCTGTCTTAAACAAAGGGGAAGATTTCAGGAAAAAGTGCACAGTGGTAGAACAGATAAGGCATCTGCTAAAGGATGATGAAGAAATCAGGATTTATATGGGAGCAAATGGCTTTGTTGAAGCACTACTAGGGTTTTTGGAGTGTGCTATACAAACCAGGAATGAGATTGCTCAAGAAATCGGAACCATGGCCCTCTTCAACCTTGGTGTCAATAATAACAG GAACAAGGAGTTGATGCTGGCGGCGGGTGTGCTTCCTTTGCTGGAAAGAATGGTTGCCACTTCTAGTGCCATCAGTGCAGCTACTGCCCTTTACCTGAATCTTTCCTGCCTCGAGGAAGCCAAGCCTGTTATTGGTTCTGGTGAAGCCATTCCATTCTTGGTCGGAGTCCTCCAGCGTGAGACCGATGCTCAAAGTAAACTGGATGCCCTCCATGCACTTTTTAATCTGTCCAGTAATCCAACAAATACACCCCACCTCCTCTCAGCCGGCATTCTCGATTGCCTGAAAACCCTTATGTCATATACGGATGACCATACAACAGAAAAATGCATAGCGGTCCTTATAAACCTATCTTTAAGTAAATCTGCAAGGGACGAAATAATGTCGTCTCCTGGTCTTATAAGTAGCCTTGCAACCGTTTTGGACATTGGAGAGCCTTTAGAACAGGAGCAAGCTGCTGCTTGCATGTTGATATTATGCAATGGAAACGAGAAATGCAGCCAAATGGTCCTTCAAGAAGGAGTGATACCTTCGTTGGTGTCGATATCAGTAAATGGGACTATGAGAGGAAAGCAGAAAGCTCAGAAGCTTTTGATGTTGTTTCGCGAGCAGAGACAGAGAGAACCGTCAACAGTTCAAACTCAGACACAGGTTGAAAAGACGGAGACGTTGTGCATGCCTACTGAAGATTCAAAGCCATTGTGCAAGTCAACCT